One segment of Gordonia terrae DNA contains the following:
- a CDS encoding salicylate synthase, with protein sequence MSLTTESHAAQFVDLLAPASPLGESDAARITAAWAGSGEFGDHVVYERDRRWTFAAGVRARVVVTRSEVIVDDQGDRTTTPWRGDPADALAAATASLSIPDWRVYGWVGFDFCAPYHGILDRVPEDTVLAHLIVPEFEVTVDAEGVDTGAVDADRARRLLEIASQATVSAESRPVDVQADPDDYRGRVATAVAEIEAGRYQKVILSRAVDIPFDVDIPATYARGRADNNPARSYLLSLGDLQAAGFSPELVVAVHDDRTVVTEPLAGTRAFGISADQDAAARADLLSDAKEIAEHAMSVRACFDEISSIAADDTTAVSEFMEVRERGSVQHLASTVRGTLAAHESPWRALEVVFPSITASGIPKTPAVEAIDRLEPRRRGLYSGAILTAASTGELEATLALRTIFSSGDGAWLRAGAGIVAQSTPEREFTETCEKLGSVAPYVVPR encoded by the coding sequence ATGTCGCTGACAACCGAATCGCACGCCGCGCAGTTCGTCGACCTGCTCGCGCCCGCCTCGCCGCTGGGTGAGTCCGATGCTGCGCGGATCACGGCCGCCTGGGCGGGTTCCGGCGAGTTCGGCGATCATGTCGTCTACGAGCGCGACCGGCGATGGACCTTCGCGGCCGGGGTGCGTGCTCGTGTGGTCGTGACGCGGAGCGAGGTCATCGTCGACGATCAGGGTGACCGGACGACGACGCCGTGGCGCGGCGACCCCGCCGACGCGCTCGCTGCCGCGACCGCTTCGTTGTCGATCCCGGACTGGCGCGTCTACGGCTGGGTCGGCTTCGACTTCTGCGCGCCCTATCACGGCATCCTCGACCGCGTCCCGGAGGACACCGTCCTGGCGCACCTCATCGTCCCCGAGTTCGAGGTGACCGTCGATGCCGAGGGCGTCGACACCGGCGCCGTCGACGCCGATCGTGCCCGTCGTCTTCTCGAGATCGCCTCGCAGGCAACTGTTTCGGCAGAGTCGCGACCGGTGGATGTCCAGGCGGACCCCGACGACTACCGGGGGCGGGTGGCGACTGCGGTCGCCGAGATCGAAGCCGGCCGGTATCAGAAGGTGATCCTCTCCCGCGCCGTCGACATCCCGTTCGACGTGGACATCCCCGCGACCTACGCGCGCGGCCGGGCCGACAACAATCCCGCCCGCAGCTATCTGCTCTCGCTCGGCGACCTCCAGGCCGCCGGATTCAGCCCCGAGCTCGTCGTCGCGGTGCATGACGACCGGACGGTGGTCACCGAACCGCTCGCCGGGACAAGGGCTTTCGGTATCTCGGCGGATCAGGACGCGGCGGCGCGCGCCGACCTCCTCTCCGATGCGAAGGAGATCGCCGAGCACGCCATGTCGGTGCGGGCATGCTTCGACGAGATCTCGTCGATCGCAGCGGACGACACCACCGCGGTGAGCGAGTTCATGGAGGTCCGCGAACGAGGCAGCGTCCAGCACCTGGCCTCGACCGTCCGCGGCACCCTCGCTGCTCACGAATCACCCTGGCGTGCACTCGAAGTCGTCTTCCCGTCGATCACCGCGTCGGGGATCCCCAAGACCCCGGCGGTGGAGGCGATCGACCGCCTCGAGCCGCGGCGTCGTGGCCTGTACTCCGGCGCCATCCTCACCGCGGCATCGACGGGCGAACTCGAGGCCACCCTTGCGCTGCGCACCATCTTCTCCTCCGGAGACGGCGCGTGGCTGCGTGCCGGCGCCGGGATCGTCGCGCAGTCCACGCCGGAGCGCGAGTTCACCGAGACCTGCGAAAAACTCGGCAGCGTCGCCCCGTACGTGGTCCCGCGCTGA
- a CDS encoding acyl carrier protein: MSDHITEALRGILEEDLDLSLGDVSRDAKLIDDLGLDSVAFAIGVVAIEERLGVKLSERELFESKTVGDLEDLIRSKAGTPA; the protein is encoded by the coding sequence ATGTCCGACCACATCACCGAAGCCCTGCGCGGCATCCTCGAAGAAGACCTCGACCTCTCGCTGGGAGACGTCAGCCGCGACGCGAAGCTGATCGACGACCTGGGACTGGATTCGGTGGCGTTCGCCATCGGTGTGGTGGCGATCGAGGAGCGGCTCGGCGTGAAGCTGTCCGAGCGGGAGCTCTTCGAGTCCAAGACCGTCGGTGACCTCGAAGACCTCATCCGGTCGAAGGCCGGCACCCCGGCCTGA
- a CDS encoding wax ester/triacylglycerol synthase domain-containing protein, giving the protein MNSPAGQAPVDARVTELAPPDHTYLHMDKAGAPMHWSMILQLEGGGDVLGLDAVRERVRERSGLFEIFRLGIRNGRWRKPEVVLADDSWDAGEHVTELGFTDRAHLQRRVAKLLESPLPRPRPFWDITLFTPSAGAEGVGQWVLLRVHHSVSDGIAGAAFAALLADGEPEDLAEFERFATSPRFRISGIDPEELAEAKAAYGDQHAAGGGKKRAWPALTKSGEREYALVDASTRDLRKAAKRNDATVHEFLLAAIGRAISLNPPTSPQADVVRVTLPVTLDDGFRHTGNAVSVALLNLLGNEPDLTRQIDRARSELETIARRKPELYLAAADDLPRAPLWGLQRAIVNASMSHMHPDIHIGINPGFSRVRSVLGQSIVTLTPLSPLAGYSLSVTTLILGHTTTFGVVTDAQALPGYADRFVATLGEVLREALPST; this is encoded by the coding sequence ATGAACAGCCCAGCCGGCCAGGCCCCGGTCGACGCACGCGTCACCGAACTCGCGCCTCCCGACCACACCTACCTGCACATGGACAAGGCCGGTGCGCCGATGCACTGGTCGATGATCCTGCAGCTCGAGGGCGGCGGCGACGTGCTCGGCCTCGATGCGGTGCGGGAGCGGGTCCGCGAACGATCCGGGCTGTTCGAGATCTTTCGGCTGGGAATCCGTAACGGGCGCTGGCGCAAGCCCGAGGTGGTGCTCGCCGACGACAGCTGGGACGCCGGCGAGCACGTGACCGAACTGGGGTTCACCGACCGGGCGCACCTGCAACGTCGGGTGGCGAAGCTCCTCGAGTCGCCACTGCCTCGCCCGCGCCCGTTCTGGGACATCACGCTGTTCACTCCGTCGGCCGGCGCCGAGGGCGTCGGGCAGTGGGTCCTGCTGCGGGTACACCACAGCGTTTCCGACGGCATCGCGGGCGCGGCGTTCGCCGCACTCCTCGCCGACGGCGAACCCGAGGACCTGGCCGAGTTCGAGCGGTTCGCGACCAGCCCTCGATTCCGGATCAGCGGCATCGATCCCGAGGAACTCGCCGAGGCGAAGGCCGCCTACGGTGATCAGCACGCGGCCGGCGGTGGCAAGAAGCGGGCCTGGCCGGCGCTCACCAAGTCGGGCGAGCGGGAGTACGCACTCGTCGATGCCTCGACCCGAGACCTGCGCAAGGCGGCCAAACGCAACGATGCGACGGTCCACGAGTTCCTGCTCGCCGCCATCGGACGGGCGATCAGCCTCAACCCGCCGACGAGTCCACAGGCGGACGTCGTCCGCGTGACCCTGCCCGTGACCCTCGACGACGGATTCCGCCACACCGGTAACGCGGTGTCCGTGGCGCTCCTCAACCTGCTTGGCAACGAGCCCGATCTCACACGCCAGATCGACCGCGCGCGAAGCGAACTCGAGACGATCGCGAGACGGAAGCCGGAGCTGTACCTGGCCGCGGCCGACGACCTGCCGCGCGCACCGCTGTGGGGTCTGCAGCGCGCGATCGTGAACGCGTCGATGTCCCACATGCACCCCGACATCCACATCGGCATCAACCCCGGCTTCTCCCGGGTGCGGTCGGTGCTGGGGCAGTCGATCGTCACCCTGACGCCGCTGTCGCCGCTCGCGGGCTACTCGCTGTCGGTGACGACGTTGATCCTCGGACACACCACGACGTTCGGCGTCGTGACCGATGCGCAGGCACTGCCCGGTTACGCCGACCGCTTCGTGGCGACGCTCGGTGAAGTACTGCGGGAGGCCCTCCCGTCGACCTGA
- a CDS encoding (2,3-dihydroxybenzoyl)adenylate synthase — protein MPTHLDHVTDLLDGFSPHTDAQAQRYRDAGVFLGRPLFAALDVAAERSPDAPAVTDASADGPRTLTYAEFRAATLRRAAGFVDAGLRPAQRVVLQLNNSLDFAVTLFGLLRAGVVPVMTLPAHRITEIAHLATGSGAVAYIGEDDRRGFDFRDLAAELQSRVPDVAQVFISGDPGRFAALPDADPAATALPDGPDPGLPALFLVSGGTTGLPKLIARTHDDYDLNARLSAGIAGLTADDTYLVALPAAHNFPLSCPGILGVVGVGGHIVFADNPSPDNTFDLIERHRITVTSLVPALAQLWCAATEWEPADISSLRLLQVGGAKLAQPDAVALDAALGPVAQQVFGMAEGLICYTRLDEPRELVHQVQGSPMSELDEVRVVDEDGDDVPDGTEGELLVRGPYTIRGYYRAAAHNEKSFTPDGFYRSGDKVTRLPSGHLAVTGRIKDTIVRAGENVAADDVEENLLAHDSVRQVAVVGLPDDALGEKICAAVVLSHEHPPAQPLELATIRTFLAERGLASFKLPDAVRIVTTLPVTAVGKIDKKVLRETLLAD, from the coding sequence ATGCCGACGCACCTCGACCACGTGACCGATCTGCTCGACGGTTTCTCCCCCCACACCGATGCACAGGCCCAGCGATACCGGGACGCGGGTGTGTTCCTCGGCCGCCCGCTGTTCGCGGCCCTCGACGTCGCGGCCGAGCGCTCCCCCGATGCGCCGGCGGTGACCGACGCCTCCGCCGACGGTCCGCGAACGCTCACCTACGCCGAGTTCCGCGCCGCCACCCTGCGCCGGGCCGCCGGTTTCGTCGACGCCGGTCTGCGGCCCGCCCAACGGGTCGTCCTGCAGCTCAACAACTCCCTCGACTTCGCCGTGACCCTGTTCGGCCTCCTACGCGCGGGTGTCGTGCCGGTGATGACACTGCCGGCGCATCGGATCACCGAGATCGCCCATCTCGCGACCGGCTCGGGGGCGGTCGCCTACATCGGTGAGGACGACCGCCGGGGGTTCGACTTCCGCGACCTCGCGGCCGAACTGCAGTCGCGGGTGCCCGACGTCGCGCAGGTCTTCATCTCCGGCGATCCCGGCCGGTTCGCGGCGCTGCCCGACGCCGACCCCGCCGCGACCGCGCTCCCCGACGGCCCCGACCCCGGCCTGCCTGCGCTGTTCCTGGTCTCGGGGGGAACCACCGGCCTGCCGAAACTGATCGCCCGCACCCACGACGACTATGACCTCAACGCGCGACTGTCGGCGGGCATCGCCGGCCTAACCGCCGACGACACCTACCTCGTCGCGCTGCCCGCAGCACACAACTTCCCGTTGAGCTGCCCGGGCATCCTCGGCGTGGTCGGCGTCGGCGGGCACATCGTCTTCGCCGACAACCCCAGCCCGGACAACACCTTCGACCTGATCGAGCGACACCGCATCACGGTGACCTCGCTCGTCCCCGCCCTCGCGCAACTCTGGTGCGCGGCGACCGAGTGGGAACCCGCCGACATCAGCTCGCTGCGCCTGCTGCAGGTCGGCGGCGCCAAGTTGGCCCAGCCCGACGCCGTCGCCCTCGACGCCGCACTCGGCCCCGTCGCGCAGCAGGTGTTCGGGATGGCCGAGGGTCTGATCTGCTACACCCGTCTCGATGAACCGCGCGAGCTTGTTCACCAGGTGCAGGGTTCGCCGATGTCGGAGCTCGACGAGGTGCGCGTGGTCGACGAGGACGGCGACGACGTCCCCGATGGCACGGAAGGTGAACTCCTGGTGCGTGGGCCGTACACGATCCGCGGTTACTACCGGGCCGCAGCCCACAACGAGAAGTCCTTCACGCCGGACGGTTTCTATCGCTCCGGCGACAAGGTGACGAGGCTGCCGTCGGGCCACCTCGCGGTGACCGGCCGCATCAAGGACACCATCGTCCGAGCCGGCGAGAACGTCGCTGCCGACGACGTCGAGGAGAACCTCCTCGCCCACGACTCGGTCCGACAGGTGGCGGTGGTCGGCCTACCCGACGACGCACTCGGGGAGAAGATCTGCGCCGCCGTGGTGCTCTCGCATGAGCACCCCCCGGCCCAGCCGCTGGAGCTCGCGACCATCCGCACGTTCCTCGCCGAGCGCGGACTCGCCTCGTTCAAACTGCCCGACGCGGTGCGGATCGTGACCACCCTCCCGGTGACCGCGGTCGGCAAGATCGACAAGAAGGTGCTGCGCGAGACCCTGCTCGCCGACTGA
- a CDS encoding acyl-CoA dehydrogenase family protein, producing MSVDTPVQTYAELLDAAFDERVTSWTAQAEQDHRFPRPLLEHLGSEGVFVRKWEDRKFTDLHDHFALGAHLGALGSAAIGVGVSLHDSAIAILRRFGRNDYLKDLAQRALTAETVLCIGASEEQGGSDLQNSETRIFPENDGFRVVGHKKFVSLSPIADHVFVVCRGVDDGPDLGGNVALAAVPIESVTVGEPYQKLGAGPLDTAPVTIDAWIPEEALIARPGTGLAIISWGLAHERYSVAAQIAAACEVMIGVTLARMMERTQFGKKLYDHQALRLRVADLQARVDVLRYALAGVAAEGKINLRTAAALKATAANLGEEVASECLHIFGGIGYLETETPIGRWWRDMKLARVGGGTDEVLWELVAAAMKPDTERYQAMFIDSELHRPGSSAS from the coding sequence ATGAGTGTGGACACACCGGTGCAGACGTACGCCGAATTGCTCGACGCCGCGTTCGACGAGCGGGTGACGTCGTGGACGGCGCAGGCCGAACAGGATCACCGGTTCCCGCGGCCCCTTCTCGAGCACCTCGGCTCCGAAGGTGTCTTCGTCCGTAAGTGGGAGGACCGCAAGTTCACCGACCTCCACGATCATTTCGCGCTCGGCGCCCACCTCGGCGCGCTCGGCTCCGCGGCGATCGGGGTGGGGGTGAGCCTGCACGACTCGGCGATCGCCATCCTCCGCCGCTTCGGCCGCAACGACTACCTCAAGGACCTCGCCCAGCGTGCGCTGACCGCCGAGACCGTGCTCTGCATCGGGGCCTCCGAAGAGCAGGGCGGCTCGGATCTGCAGAACTCCGAGACCCGGATCTTCCCGGAGAACGACGGCTTCCGCGTCGTCGGACACAAGAAGTTCGTGTCGCTCTCGCCGATCGCGGATCACGTGTTCGTGGTCTGCCGTGGCGTCGACGACGGTCCTGATCTGGGCGGCAACGTGGCCCTCGCCGCGGTGCCGATCGAGTCGGTCACGGTGGGTGAGCCGTACCAGAAGCTGGGCGCCGGGCCGCTCGACACCGCCCCGGTCACGATCGATGCCTGGATCCCGGAAGAGGCGCTGATCGCGCGGCCGGGGACCGGCCTGGCCATCATCAGCTGGGGGCTGGCGCACGAGCGGTACTCGGTGGCCGCCCAGATCGCCGCCGCCTGCGAGGTCATGATCGGGGTGACGCTCGCCCGGATGATGGAGCGCACCCAGTTCGGCAAGAAGCTCTACGACCACCAGGCGCTGCGCCTGCGCGTGGCGGACCTGCAGGCCAGGGTCGACGTTCTGCGGTACGCACTCGCCGGCGTCGCCGCCGAGGGCAAGATCAACCTGCGCACCGCCGCGGCGCTGAAGGCGACGGCCGCCAATCTCGGTGAGGAGGTCGCGTCGGAGTGCCTGCACATCTTCGGCGGGATCGGTTACCTCGAGACCGAGACCCCGATCGGCCGGTGGTGGCGGGACATGAAGCTGGCCCGCGTCGGGGGCGGCACCGATGAGGTGCTGTGGGAACTCGTCGCGGCAGCGATGAAGCCCGACACCGAGCGTTACCAGGCCATGTTCATCGATTCGGAGCTACACCGGCCGGGCTCGTCCGCGTCCTGA
- a CDS encoding GNAT family N-acetyltransferase, with amino-acid sequence MLRKHRQRPPQSAKSILQQISQVVHNPDRDRFELWVAGDLVGVLGYTTETADGQTTITVLHTVLYDEYSGHGLATRLTRTVVHYTREQGARLRPVCTFTKRYLDSHPGIVTLAPV; translated from the coding sequence GTGCTCCGCAAGCATCGTCAGCGACCACCACAGTCGGCGAAGTCGATTCTGCAACAGATCTCGCAGGTGGTACACAACCCCGACCGCGACCGATTCGAACTCTGGGTGGCCGGCGATCTGGTCGGCGTTCTCGGCTACACGACCGAGACGGCCGACGGTCAGACGACCATCACCGTGCTGCACACCGTGCTCTACGACGAGTACAGCGGACACGGTCTCGCCACCCGGCTCACCCGCACCGTCGTGCACTACACCCGCGAACAGGGCGCCCGGCTGCGTCCGGTGTGCACGTTCACCAAGCGCTACCTCGACAGCCATCCCGGGATCGTCACCCTCGCTCCGGTGTGA